The genomic window CAGGCTGACCCCGGCCTCGCGCAGCCGGTCGGCGAAGGTGAAGTTCTCGCTGGCCAGCACGTCCAGCTCCGCGATGTGCAGCAGGGTGGAGGGCAGGGCCGAGAGGTCCCCCCGCATGGGCGAGGCGAAGGGCGAAAGCCGCGCCACCGGGTCGGGGCAATAGGCGTCCCAGTAGAAGCGCATCTTCTCATAGGTCAGGCCGTAGCCCTCGGCGAATTCGCGGTAGCTCGGCGTGTCCAGCACATGGTCGAAGACGCCGTAGTTCAGCAGCAGGCCGCGCAAGGGCACGGGGGCGGGGCATTCGGCATCCAGCAGCGCGAGGCCGGCGGCGAGGTTGGCGCCCGCGCTGTCGCCCCCCAGCACGATGCGCGTGGGGTCCACCCCCAGCTCCGCGCCGTGCCTCGCCACATGGCGCAGCACGGCGGCGCATTCCTCCAGCGCCTGGGGGAAGACGGCCTCCGGGCTCAGCGCGTAGTCGGGGCCGAGCACCACGCAATTGGCGGCGGCGGCGTAGCTGCGCATCAGCCGGTCATGGGTGTCTATGCTGCCCCAGACCCAGCCGCCGCCATGCAGGTAGATCACCACGGGCAGGTTGGGGTCATGGCTCGGCCGGTGCAGCCGCACCTGCATGCGCCGCCCGCGGATGGGCAGCCAGAGGTCGCGGCTCTCGGCCATCACCGGCCCGCCTTCGGAGAGCGGCTCCTGCGGGCCGTCATTCAGGCGGCGCTGCTCGTCGAAGGAGCCGCTGCGCGGCGGCGAGGGGAAGATGATGGGCGGCTGGCCCGCCAGCCGCGCCGCCATCATGGCGTTGAAGGCGGCCATCTCGGGGTCGAGGCGTGGATCGGTCGGGCTGGGTTCTGCTGTCATGCGGGCGGCCTATGATCTGGAGCATGATCCGCAACACGGATCATGCTCCATCCCGTGCTGAGAGAATGATTCACCGCTTCGGCGATTCCGCCTCCGCGGATCATGCTCTAGCCTCAGCCCAGCGCGCCCCGACAATTTCCGCAAGGTGCCGACGCCATGTCCATGATCCTGAACGCCCGTCCCGGGGCGGGTTTCCGCGAGACCGCGCTGTTCCGCCCGACATCGGTGGTGCTGCTGGCGGATGCCGCGCTGCCCGAATCGGCGATCCTGGCGCGCAACCTGGCCAGCGGCGGCTTCCAGGGAAGGCTGATGATCGAGGGCATGGCGCACCCCGGCTTTGCCGCGCATGACGCGCCGGCGGAGCTGGCCGTGCTCAGCCTCGCGCCGCCCGCGCAGGAGGAGGCGTTGCTGGCGCTTGCCGCCACGGGCTGCCGGGCGGTGGTGGTGCCGGTGGCGGCCCCTGGCCTTGCGCGGATGGCGGCGGCGGCGGGCGTGCGCGCGCTGGGCGAGCGCAGCTTCGGCCTGGCCATCCCGGCGCTCGGCCTCAACGCCACGCTGGCGCAGGCGCCCATTCCGCGCGGCGGGCTGGCGCTGATGGCGCAATCCTCGGCGGTGGCGCGGGCGGTGCTGGACTGGGCGGCGGCGGAGGGGCTGGGCTTCAGCCACATCATCGGCGTCGGCGCCAATGACGACATCGGCTTCGCGGCGGGGCTCGACTGGCTGGCGCGCGACACGGGCACGGCCTGCGTGCTGCTGGAACTCAGGCGGGTGAAGCAGCGGCGCCTCTTCGTCTCGGCGGCGCGGGCGGCGGCGCGCACGCGGCCGGTGCTGGCGCTGCGCCCCGGCGCGCGGGCGGCAGACCCCTCGGGCGTGGTGGAGGCGGTGATGGAGGCCACGCTGCGCCGCGCGGGCGTGCTCAGCGCGCGCGGGCTGGAGGATTGGCTGGCCGCCGCCGCGACGCTCGCGCGCGCCAAGCCGCGCACGGGGCAGGGCCGGGGCGATGCGGTGGCGATCGTGGCCAATGGCCTCGGCATGGCGCGGCTCGCCGCCGATGCGGCGCTGCGCGAGGGGCTGCGCCTCGCCACGC from Roseococcus microcysteis includes these protein-coding regions:
- a CDS encoding alpha/beta hydrolase fold domain-containing protein; this encodes MTAEPSPTDPRLDPEMAAFNAMMAARLAGQPPIIFPSPPRSGSFDEQRRLNDGPQEPLSEGGPVMAESRDLWLPIRGRRMQVRLHRPSHDPNLPVVIYLHGGGWVWGSIDTHDRLMRSYAAAANCVVLGPDYALSPEAVFPQALEECAAVLRHVARHGAELGVDPTRIVLGGDSAGANLAAGLALLDAECPAPVPLRGLLLNYGVFDHVLDTPSYREFAEGYGLTYEKMRFYWDAYCPDPVARLSPFASPMRGDLSALPSTLLHIAELDVLASENFTFADRLREAGVSLEMQAFPGTVHGFLRALGRVGAADRAVEAAGTWLRARFG